Below is a genomic region from Ascaphus truei isolate aAscTru1 chromosome 8, aAscTru1.hap1, whole genome shotgun sequence.
GATGATATTCCCATACATTTTACTTGCAGGTGTTGGACACGTTTTCCTTAAAAGCTCAATCCTATTAATCCACACGTGGCAGAATAAGGGTCAATACTGCCGATATACGTTGCCACCACAGTGCGCCGTGCTTGAGCAACGTTTTTGGCTGTATGAGGCCtactttatataaatatatttgcaaACATTCATACAACCAGGGCCCTTGCCACCCAATTCACAAACTATATTACCCCCTCTGCCCATAATGCCCCATAACACCCCCTCACGTCTCCCTCCCCATAACCACAGCTTGTCCCCCCATCCAACACCTCACTTGCCCGTGGACTCCAATTACTGCCCTATATCCTGCCCTtccataccccctcccccatatcTTCCTGTCCCACCATGACCCCTCCTCAGTATCCTCCTTTCCAATACCCCACCCCCATATCCTCCATGTCCCTCCTCCCCCATATCCTACCATCCATCTAAATCCTCCTACCCCCCATATTCTCCCAGCCCCTCAATACCTCCCCAAATCCCCCTCCCCATATTCTCCtaccaaccccctcacctctatatactcctgcccctcctcccccatgcCCCCCATATTCATGCCCTCCTACCAACCCCCTAACCTCTACATCCTCCTGTCCCTCCTCCCCATATCCATTCTCCCCCATATTCTTCTGCCCCCCCATTACCATGACCTACCAACCCCTCCCAATATCCTCCTGCCCCTCGATACCCCTCCCCCAATATCCTCCTGCCCCTCGATACCCCTCCCCCAATATCCTCCTGCCCCTCGATACCCCTCCCCCAATATCCTCCTGCCCCTCGATACCCCTCCCCCAATATCCTCCTGCCCCTCGATACCCCTCCCCCAATATCCTCCTGCCCCTCGATACCCCTCCCCCAATATCCTCCTGCCCCTCGATACCCCTCCCCCAATATCCTCCTGCCCCTCGATACCCCTCCCCCAATATCCTCCTGCCCCTCGATACCCCTCCCCCAATATCCTCCTGCCCCTCGATACCCCTCCCCAATATCCTCCTGCCCCTCGATACCCCTCCCCCAATATTCTCCTGCCCCTCGATACCCCTCCCCAATATCCTCCTGCCCCTCGATACCCCTCCCCCAATATCCTCCTGCCCCTCGATACCCCTCCCCCAATATCCTCCTGCCCCTCGATACCCCTCCCCCAATATCCTCCTGTCCCTCGATACCCCTCCCCCAATATCCTCCTGCCCCTCGATACCCCTCCCCCAATATCCTCCTGCCCCTCGATACCCCTCCCCCAATATCCTCCTGCCCCTCGATACCCTTCCCCCAATATCCTCCTGCCCCTCGATACCCCTCCCCCAATATCCTCCTGCCCCTCGATACCCCTCCCCCAATATCCTCCTGCCCCTCGATACCCCTCCCCCAATATCCTCCTGCCCCTCGATACCCCTCCCCCAATATCCTCCTGCCCCTCGATACCCCTCCCCCAATATCCTCCTGCCCCTCGATACCCCTCCCCCAATATCCTCCTGCCCCTCGATACCCCTCCCCCAATATCCTCCTGCCCCTCGATACCCCTCCCCCAATATCCTCCTGCCCCTCGATACCCCTCCCCCAATATCCTCCTGCCCCTCGATACCCCTCCCCCAATATCCTCCTGCCCCTCGATACCCCTCCCCAAAATCCTCCTGCCCCTCGATACCTCTCCCCCAATATCCTCCTGCCCCTCGATACCCCTCCCCCAAAATCCTCCTGCCCCTCGATACCCCTCCCCCAATATCCTCCTGCCCCTCGATACCCCTCCCCCAATATCCTCCTGCCCCTCGATACCCCTCCCCCAATATCCTCCTGCCCCTCGATACCCCTCCCCCAATATCCTCCTGCCCCTCGATACCCCTCCCCCAATATCCTCCTGCCCCTCGATACCCCTCCCCCAATATCCTCCTGCCCCTCGATACCCCTCCCCCAATATCCTCCTGCCCCTCGATACCCCTCCCCCAATATCCTCCTGCCCCTCGATACCCCTCCCCCAATATCCTCCTGCCCCTCGATACCCCTCCCCCAATATCCTCCTGCCCCTCGATACCCCTCCCCCAATATCCTCCTGCCCCTCGATACCCCTCCCCCAATATCCTCCTGCCCCTCGATACCCCTCCCCCAATATCCTCCTGCCCCTCGATACCCCTCCCCCAAAATCCTCCTGCCCCTCGATACCCCTCCCCCAATATCCTCCTGCCCCTCGATACCCCTCCCCCAATATCCTCCTGCCCCTCGATACCCCTCCCCCAATATCCTCCTGCCCCTCGATACCCCTCCCCCAATATCCTCCTGCCCCTCGATACCCCTCCCCCAATATCCTCCTGCCCCTCGATACCCCTCCCCCAAAATCCTCCTGCCCCTCGATACCACTCCCCCAAAATCCTCCTGCCCCTCGATACCTCTCCCCCAATATCCTCCTGCCCCTCGATACCCCTCCCCCAAAATCCTCCTGCCCCTCGATACCCCTCCCCCAATATCCTCCTGCCCCTCGATACCCCTCCCCCAATATCCTCCTGCCCctcgataccccccccccccccatctcatagCCTCCTGGCCATCATAAACCTCGAATTAGTCCATGATATGCCCCCCATCCTCACCTTGAAGTAGCCTCCCTCATAGAAGGTGTTGGGGGGGCCAAAGATGGCCACTTCCCAATTGTAGAGATCCCCATCATTAACGAGGGTGACCCGGAACCCCTCCACCGGCTCCTCCTGCAGACCTTTCAGCTCTAACATTAGCGCCTTCTGTGAACTGGGAACCAGCGGCTGCCGGGCCATGATGGCTCCGGTGCTGGCTTCAGATCTATCCGCTTCTAGCTACCGCTGAGAATCAACAGCGAGCTGCACTGACTAAACCCTGCCCGGCTGTGCAGGACTTCCGGCTTCCTCCTCCACCCGCGCGGGGCACACTGGGACTTGCAGTCTCCTCTCCTGCTTGTGTAATGTACGACGTTAACGGGGGTTAGAAACCCGCCCGGTGCGGGACATGGTCCGGGGACGGAGGGGGACTGGGCTACTCATAAGTAACGGGGAAAAACGGCGACTGGggtgatcccctctccccctcaatgGTGGAGGGggcggactacaactcccagaagcccccgCGGAAATAGCTCTTGTGACGTCAGTGCAGGAGATGCGACTGTAAACTGAGCTGACAAAAGAGGGACAGgcaagggaggagagcaggaacaatgGGGGGCTGGGACGGAGAGTGAGGGGGTTGACAACTGTTGTAAAGTGGATGAAGGATCCAGGAGTAGGGTGCAGCTGTTATAaaagggggcagggactgagcGTGAGGGCAGTTGTTTTATAGGGTGTTCAGGATCCAGTTGTCGGTAGCAGATGGTATAAAGTGGTGCAGGAGTTATAAAGAAGTACAGGATCCAGGAGTTGGGGGCAGGTGTTTTAAAAGGGTTCAAGATCGAGAAGTGGGGGCAGTTGTTAGAAAGGTGTTCATGATCCAGGAGTGGGAAAGAGTTGTTAAAAAAGGGATTTCGTGATCTAGGAGTAGAATTGGGAACCACTGGACTACATGATCCATTCGTCCAGCAGTTTAATGGGGGTGGCTTACAGCAGCCTAATCCTTTCACTGTCAAAATCTTTGCAATGCTTTGGCAGCGGGAGGGTTAACATTTGGTGCCAAGCCTATTGAGGGAATAGCAGCAATAAAGGTCTAGTAGAGCATTTCACTGTAGACTGCTTTGGGATAACTGCCACTATTATAGAACCTTGTAATTAAAaataatagacagcactcacGGACATTCTCTGGAGTGAGGAGCAGGCACAAATTGCTAAGGACTGTCTGGTTTGATTTGCTTGTTGCATATACCTTGTCCTGCATCctctttattctgtttttgacttGCTAAGTGCTTGGTTGCTTTATCACAAATTAGTACTCCCATACTATCTCTATACAAAGGCTGTACTGTGGATTTGTTTTGCTATTTAGCATTGGGATATTGTATGTTGATTTGTTATCAGAGTATTCAGAATTTGTGGAGGGGTTTTCTACTACTGTTTTTATTTGGGGCTTGTATCTGTTTCCTGTGGGTTGTggggctagggaagtaccctCTGGTCCCTTTGGGACTGAGGGGAACGGTCCTGACGAAGGGTTAattcctgaaacgttgcccccctatactCCCCCTTCTTGACCCACTTATATGTTGTTTTGCCCCTTTCTCCTCCTTCCCTTTATCCTATTATCCTCCTATACATCCCATATTTGTTCCTACCTATGTGTATTTTGTGTTCTTGGTGTGGAGCTGTTAGTTTGTTGTTTcatttgtgcactgattaaattTTCTTATTTTGGTTAATTGCCAGTGATTTTGATtctattattagggtgtgctggattttttcattattatactATTATAGAACCCCTGCACTGTTTCCCTCATATTGTTGTCACTACTTCTCTGTCATGCTTTGCTTGGCTCCTGGGAGGTTATGGGGCCCTGGTTGGGGGATGGGACACATTCCCTGGATAACCAGAATGTTGCATATCTGTGTTTTAATTCCTTCTCACTGAACTGCTACAAACTACCAAGCATTGTGTTAAAGAAATAGAGTCCTATCTCCTGCTTCGGTCTGAAACGCCTTTGCTGTcacaggcctgcaacacactGCTCTGGCATGGAAAAGGTTAATCTGTCACTATCATAGGGTGCTCACCTcctagagaaaaaaaaacgcccaTGAAATTAAGTTTACACATAATACGCAGACACTTATACAAACATGAGCAGTTTtaacattgtaggacaaagcaaCTTTAATTTCATTGTAATCAGGAAGTTGATGGTGGGGGGCGTTTCACCAAATAGAATATTAAAACACACAATTTGAGCCATGCACGCTACATGCTCACTTTGAATATCTGCTTCTGGGTACAATCGGAGCGGAATTGCAAGATGTTCTTGTAGGTTACGAATCGCGATACATTTCATGGGAACAGCATGAGCTTTCCAAACCAAAAATAGTgcctgaagaagagacttgtaaAGCATGGCAATGGCCTTCATGTTCAACTCAATGATATTCAGACAAATCAGGAAACAGATTCACACACTGCTTATTGTCCACGTTTGATAAATATTGTGTGAGTGATGCTGGCCCACGCATGAATTCCTCTGTGTTATATCTTTATAGGTTCTGCCTATTTATGTCTGGTTTAGACCCTGCTTTCTACGACACAGCCAAATCAGTCCGAGTTTTGACGGACAAATCACTTAAAGGGTTATTGGCTGCGTACTTCTCTAAGCCAGACGCTCAGTACTTTGGCCAATGCTTTTGGGAAGTCCCTGTTAAGGGAGGAGGCTACAATCTCAGTCCAATATTGCTAAACATAAGTTCCCCTTAATGGAATGAGCATGAACCGCTTTGGTTGCAAGAGGGTCCTCCAACAAATACATGAATGGACCCCTAAAAACTACACAAGTAAAATAATTGTTGCTGCTtatgtacagtacacatacaTTCCCTGCTATTAATCGTAGCAATGAAAGATACTAAAAAGGTAAACGTTCCGGCAGGAGGTCACAGGCTCTACAAATAAGGAAATTCAGTGAACGGGCTTTACTTTATCGAGGAACAGGGCAGCCGCTTCCTTTAGAAATTCCCTGCGGCTCATGCGGGCTCCAGGTTTCCTGTCCAGCCAAGCTCTGTCCATGGCTACAGCCAAACAGTCCGGTCCCAGCTTTATACCGGCCTCCAGGTAGCTGGCTGGGATACAAAGGTCACTGGCCACCAGAGCCTCTTCTAGGGTTGTGAGCACAGCCTGACACAGCCTTTGGTCAGCCTCGTTGTGTCCGTTTAGGACGCTGAACAGTGTGTTGGCTTTGGACATGAATTCCAGCAGCACAAAGCAGGTCAACACTCCATATCGGAACACGTCGAAGGGGACGGCCTCATGATCACGACACTGGATCTTCTTCAGAAGCTGGAAGGAGACCTCGTCTGGGAGGTCTCCCTCCAGGCAGATCCTGCACAGCAGCTCGCTGTAACTCTTTCCGTTAAGCCCCGGCTTCTTCCTCCTTCCAGCACTCAGGCAATCGTATGCGATGCTGAGGTTGTTGTTGAAGGCCGTCCTGTTGGAAAACACCTATTACTATTGTATTGTTAAAAGAAAATTTCAACAATTAAAAAGGTGGGTGGAGCGGTTTAACAAGTCAAACTAAAGCCCTACTACCCCCTAATAAAATTCAGACTCATCATGCTAAACAATGTCTATCTGTACTTGACGAGCTAGTGATTAGGATAAATATCTTTATATTTCCTTGGGGATCAAAAGGTACAGTCTTGTTTAAGCGAGATCATTGCTGAGAGATCTGTGCTCTGAGGCTGCAGAGAACAATGCTAAGATTTCTCATTATTACCCCAGTATTCTGCTTCTTTGTGAATTGTGTCACTATCTGAAGTGTAAGGGAACAGTACTGCAGTGTACAAATGCAGATACCGCTGATCACAGAACAATTCTGGTACGTGTCATAACATATGTAATCTGGTTCTCCAGACTGCTCATTCCTTGAAGATACTATGAAATAGTCTTGGACTGCAGGCAGTTGGTTCACAGAAGCTGCATGAACTTAATCCATGTATCTTTATTATTAATAAGACATGAACGTGAAAAGCCCACAATATTACAAACATCTAAACCAAACAGTTATTTGGTTTGCTTTTTATATGCTTTGTTTGCAAATTATACCCTGTGCTGGATTACAAATTATTTTGTAATTCTACTGTAGGGAAATGCGTGCAGGCAGCTCTGGGGCGGAATCTGACAGCACAGTTGTGATACTCGGATTTCCTTATGGAAAG
It encodes:
- the TPGS1 gene encoding tubulin polyglutamylase complex subunit 1 isoform X2; its protein translation is MTEKRRAVGGSPVPRPPMGPASEAEFLAQAGVRDMLREAVLKVLEARPEEPVAFLADYFEKLGLGTAELAAVDQRPHLLGQQRLGRALWYLRTAFNNNLSIAYDCLSAGRRKKPGLNGKSYSELLCRICLEGDLPDEVSFQLLKKIQCRDHEAVPFDVFRYGVLTCFVLLEFMSKANTLFSVLNGHNEADQRLCQAVLTTLEEALVASDLCIPASYLEAGIKLGPDCLAVAMDRAWLDRKPGARMSRREFLKEAAALFLDKVKPVH
- the TPGS1 gene encoding tubulin polyglutamylase complex subunit 1 isoform X1, translated to MTEKRRAVGGSPVPRPPMGPASEAEFLAQAGVRDMLREAVLKVLEARPEEPVAFLADYFEKLGLGTAELAAVDQRPHLLGQQRLGRALWYLRLAHHSQRTAFNNNLSIAYDCLSAGRRKKPGLNGKSYSELLCRICLEGDLPDEVSFQLLKKIQCRDHEAVPFDVFRYGVLTCFVLLEFMSKANTLFSVLNGHNEADQRLCQAVLTTLEEALVASDLCIPASYLEAGIKLGPDCLAVAMDRAWLDRKPGARMSRREFLKEAAALFLDKVKPVH